TGTGATGGCGGAAAAATTACAGGAGTACGAAAGCAGTACATTGTCGAAACAGCTGATGGATAAAAAGCGCATCGAAACTTTGGTGAATAATATGCACGATGCCGTGATTGGTTTAGATGAAAATCATTTTATCTATATGATTAATGATGAAGCTTTAAAAATCACCAATTTAAATAAATATGAAATCATCGGAAAAACTGTACATGAAGTTGCTGTAAATAATGATCTTGTAAGAGAATTATTAAAAAATATCGATCATCCTCAAAAAGACCCGATTAAAATTATTTCTGATAATAAAGAAAATTATTTCGAGCAAGATATCATTCCGATTAATATTGTAAAGACAGGCGAAAAAGAAAAAAAATACATCGGAAAAGTAATTTTGCTTAGAAACATCACCCCTTTTAAAGAGCTTGATTTTGCAAAAACCAATTTTATTGCTACGATTTCTCATGAGTTAAAAACCCCAATTTCATCTATGAAAATGGGAGTTCAATTATTAGGAAATCAAAAATTCGGAGTATTAAATGAGCAGCAGCAGGAATTACTAAAAAGTATTAATGAAGACGGGCAACGTTTATTGGATATTACAGGGGAACTTTTAAATTTATCTCAGGTTGAAACCGGAAATATCCGCTTGAATATTGAAAAATGTTCACCAAAAGATATTGTGCAAGTAGCCATAAAAAATGTTGAAAAATTAACCGAACAGAAAAATATTTCCATTCATTCTCAAATTTTACTGAATGATGATGATTTTGTTTCTGCAGATTTTGACAAAACCGTTTGGGTGATGAATAATTTCCTGAGCAACGCCATTAAACATTCTTTTCAGGATGAAAATATTCAGATATTGGTTGAAAAAATCAATTCAAATATAAAATTCAGCATTACAGATACCGGAAAAGGGATTGATGAAAAATACCATCGTCAAATCTTTGACCGCTATTTTCAGGTTCCCGGCGAACATCAAAACGGAACAGGACTCGGATTGGCAATTTCTAAAAACTTTATTGAAAAACAGCATGGCGAAATTGGGGTAAAAAGCTCTTTGAATCTGGGAAGTACTTTTTATTTTGTATTACCTTTCGCTTAGAAATATTTATATTTAATCTTTAATTCTTATTATCCATGAATGAAGTTCATTTTTATTCTAATAAAACCAAAAATTTGCTTTCATTTATAACCTCCGCTATATTCTGTACGGCTTTCATATACTCTTATGAAGATTTACAAAATAAAAAATTAACCACAGTAATTATTTCACATTTAGCGTTTCTGCTTTTTACGTTTGGCAGTGGTTCAACATTCCTTTTATTGATAAGAAAAAAACCTTTACTTACAATTACCAATACCGAAATTATCATTTATAATTTATTATCAAAAACTATTTCTGTAAAATTTGAAAATATTTCTAATTTTTACATCCATAAAAGTACGTATCGTGGAATTAAGACAACTGAAAGCATAAACATTGTATATAATCGCAAAAATAAACAGAAGTTCTTCGGTTCACATAATATCCAAACTAATACTTTGAATGTTAAAACTGAAGATTTATTAAAAATTTTAAATAGCTATTTGCAACTATCCAGATCATAGACGTTATTTTATTTTTATAATTTTTAATAAAAATTTCTAAATTTGAATTAAATTCACAACGATGAACACATCAGATTTAAAAATTGATTTGATCAATCGAATTAACCAACTAAAAGAAGTGCGAATTATTGAAGAAATTCAAAAATTACTAGATTTTTAATTGGATAAAGGTGAATATATTCTTACAGATCCTAAAAAAGACAGAATTTCTGAAGCACAGGAAGAATATAAAAACTCGTCTTTTCTTACCGACGAGCAAGCCGATCAAGATATCGAAGAATGGCTAAAAGAAAAATAATATGGACACAAACAGCCAATATCGAAAGAATTGAGGAATAAAAAATGTCAGATCTCATTTATCAGTCACAAAAACCAGACCCTTCCCTTTCCGGCTTTGTGGAAAGTTCTTGGATGCTGGATAATCCGTCAGAAAACAAAGAAGTCATTCTATTGCCTGATGGAAGGATTGATTTGCTCTTTTCACAATCTTTAAAAGAACCGTTTCACATCGTCTTATTAGGAATCGGAACGCATCCTGAACAAGTTGTTATCGCTGAAAAAACTAAGATTTTTGCGGTAAGTTTTAATTTAATTGCGGCAGAATATATTTTACATCAAAGTATTTCTGATCTGTTAAATAATGCGAAAATTTTACCTTCTGACTTTTGGAATTTTACGATTGATGATTTAAATGATTTCGAAAAATTCTGTGAAAAAATTTCAGTTAAGATTAAAGAAGAACTTTCCACTCAAAAAATTGATGAAAGGAAACTTAAATTATTTGATTTAATTTATTCATTAAAAGGTTCGTTAACGGTGAAAGAACTTTCGGAAAAAGTAATTTGGAGCGAAAGGCAAATCAATCGTTATTTTAATCAGCAATTTGGAATTTCATTAAAATCATATTTGGGAATTTTACGTTTTCGGGCTTCATTTCAACATATTAAGGACGGAAAACTGTTTCCTGAAGAGAACTTTTCCGACCAGTCACATTTCATTAAAGAAATCAAAAAATTATCCGGATTTCTTCCAAAAGAATTAAGCCAAAATCAAAACGACCGATTTATACAATTTTCCGTGCTACCCAAAAAGTAATTTTGTACTATAAAATTTAAGTTATGGTAATTGATAATAAAAAAATCGCCATTATTGGCGGCGGTCCCGGAGGATTGACATTGGCAAGACTTTTACAATTAAAAAATGCTGATGTTAAAGTGTATGAAAGAGATGAGAATAAAGATGTTCGTGTGCAGGGTGCAACTTTAGATCTGCATGAAGAATCTGGATTGGAAGCACTTCGAAGAGCAGGTCTGATGAAGAAGTTCAAAGCAAATTATCGTCCGAATGCAGGAAAATTGAAAATTTTAGATAAAGATTTAACTATTCATCTTAATGAACATTCTGCCGATGAAACCTACTCCGAAGATCGTCCGGAAATCGACAGAGCTCCACTTCGAAAAATATTGTTGGATTCTTTGAAACCTGAAACTGTGGTTTGGGACAGCCAATTTATTTCCATGGAAAAAGAGGGTGAAGGTTGGAAATTGCATTTCAAAAATGGAAATTCTTATTACGCTGATATCGTCATTGCAGCAGACGGAGCGAATTCCAAAATAAGGTCTTATCTTACAGATATTACATCAATTTATTCAGGAATAACGATGATTGAAGGGAATATTTACAATGCTAAAATCAACGCTCCAAAACTTTGGGAATTGGTAAATGGTGGGAAAGTTTTTGCTTTAGACAATAATCAATCTCTTCTTTTCAGTACCAAAGGTGATGGAACTTTGACATTTTATACCGGATGTAAATCCGATGAAAACTGGGTGAAAAATTCCGGAATTGATTTTAAGAATAAAAATCAGGTTTTCGAATGGTTTAAAGAAGAATTTTCTTCATGGAAAAAAGATTTTCATGAATTATTTGAAAGTGGTGAAATTTCCATTATTCCAAGACCCCAATACCACTACCCTCCTGATCAATCATGGGAAACTTTATCTACTCTGACTTTATTAGGCGACGCAGCCCACAGAATGCCTCCTTACGCTGGAGAAGGTGTCAATATGGCGATGCAGGACGCTTTCGAATTAGCGGAAAATTTGACAAACAATACTTTTGAAACCATACAATCAGCTATTTCAGATTATGAAAAAAATATGCTAAAACGAGCTTCTGAGATTACAAGAATCACTTTAAACAGTACAGAAATGTTACATTCTCCGAAGGCGATCGAAAATCTTTTGAAGATGTTTAAAGGAGAATAATTTTGAGGTTTTCATTCGTTTTTCTAAGAAAATAAGTAAATTAGATCATCTTTACTCACTCTATGAAAACAGACAGAAATAAGTATTTAATCCTTAATTATATTTTTATCATTTGTCTGATCAGCTTATGCGTAAACGATCATTTTTTGAAATATCAGTTTTCAAATATAGTAACCGGTAAGCTATCAGATATGGCGGGAATTATTCTTTTGCCTCTTTTGTTAACTTATATTTTTCCGAAACTTAAAACAAAGTCGATATGGATCAGTGCATTATTATTCACATTTTGGAAATCACCTTACTCCCAGGAACTGATTAATTTTTATAATCATTTGGCTTTTATTCAGATCATAAGAGTAGTTGATTATTCTGATCTTCTTGTGCTTTTTTTACTGCCCGTCCCCTATGTTTTAATGCAAAAAATAGAGGAATGGAATACAATTAAAATTAGTAACATCCAACCTTTTTTTGTATTATTTCCGACAATTTTTATAATGATGTCGACTTCTCCTCCGGTCAGTTTGTTTTATACGTATAGTAATGGTACCTTTAAATGTCACAAGTGTACTGTTACAGTAAAATATACCCAAGAGGAAATCGTTGAAAAACTGAAACAATCGAATATTATATTCGATAGCATCTATCCTATGGGAAAATTTCCTTACCAAAGAGCCCCGAGCCTGGCTAATGAAAATATTCATTTCTATAAAATTAATAAAATGATTATTGATCAAGATACTTTACGAAATCTCGATTTTTCGATGAGACGTATAAATGAAAACAAAACAATAATTCATTTTAACGGAATGGATGTCAACAGTAAAATCTCTTACTATCAAATGGACAGAAAAATAAAAAAATATTATAAATCACTTGTTCTTGGGGAAATTTCAGGTTCTTTAAAGAAATAAAATACGCATTATATGAACACTCAGGACACTTATCAAAACACCATACAATTTGCAGCCCAACAGCACACGGATAAAAACCAAACCATTCCGGGATCTCATCTTCCTTACGTTGTGCATCTCAGCAATGTTGCGATGGAAATTTTGGTTGCCTCAGAGAAATCGGAAAATTTTAATACTGAATTTGCTATTCAACTCGCTTTACTTCATGATACTTTGGAAGATACGGATGTTACTTTCGAAGAATTAGAATATCAATTCGGAAAAGCTGTGGCTGATGGAGTTTTAGCGTTAACGAAAAATTCTGATCTCGAAAAATCCGAAAAAATGATGGATAGTTTGCGAAGAATTCAACAACAGCCGAAAGAAGTTTGGGCCGTAAAATTGGCGGACAGAATTACCAATTTACAAACTCCACCTCACTTTTGGAAAGAAGAAAAAATCATAAAATATAAAGAAGAGGCGAAAATTATTCTTGAAGAACTTCGGGGTGGAAATGCATATCTGGAAAGAAGATTGGGAGATAAGATTAAAAAATATAATTGCCTTTAATTATGAACTGCAATGGAATATTATACTTATTGGTCACTTTTAGAAACTCCAAGTAATTCAATTAAACCATATTCTATTTTTTTAATATTACTTATTATTTCAATAATTACTTTTATATGGCTTCTAAAATTTCAAAAGAATGACAATGATGATAAAAAGCTTTATTTAATTTTGACAGGTCTATTTACTGGATTATCACTTTTTGGATCTATATATTTAAAGTTTTTCACTGTTGATAATACCAATGAAAGAATCAAAAAATTTAAATAAAACAGAAGGTAGAATTTCAAAAGAACTTCACAAGGAAAAACTATTATTGATCGCTTCGAAGTCAATTCTGTAGTCTTTGAATATTACGAGAACGCTTTGTATGAATTTAGTCATTTCGGGGGTAACAGAATTGACAATCTCTATGATAGTTTAAAAGTTAGAATTACTTATGCAAAAGGAGATACGTTTAACTAAATTTTGAAAATTGAAATCGCAAAGTAAAATGGCAGCAACATTTTTCCCAACGCAAGAAGAATTCCGAGAATGGTTGCAGAAAAATCACAAAACGGAAAAGGAATTGGTGGTAGGATTTTATAAAATCGGAACGAAAAAACTGTCCATAACCTGGTCGGAATCGGTGGATCAGGCATTGTGTTTTGGCTGGATTGACGGCATTCGGAAATCGATCGATGCTGAAAGTTACAGCATCCGTTTTACGCCCCGAAAACCGACCAGTATCTGGAGCGCCATTAATATTAAAAAAATGGATGATCTTACAAAAGCCGGATTGATGACTGAGGAAGGTCTGAAAGCTTTTCAACTAAGAAAAGAAGAAAGATCTGCCATTTATTCACATGAAAAAGATCTTGCTACGCTTTATCCTGCTTACGAAGAACAATTTAAAGCCAATAAAAAAGCATGGGAATTTTTCAATAACCAGGCGCCTTCTTATAAAAAAGTAATGCTTCACTGGATTACGAGTGCCAAACAGGAGAAAACGAGAATTTCGAGATTGGAAAAGGTAATTATTGCAAGTGAAAACGGAAAACGTGTAACATAGTTTTCTAAAAACCTACTCATACAAAAATAAATATTTACTAATAACAATGAAAAAGATCTGCATTGGATTACTATTAATTTTATCATTCTCACTATTTTCCCAGAAAAATATTAAAGTGGAATTAACGGAAAGCTATGAATTGGGTAATATTATTTTAGCTTTAACGGAATATGGAAAAACGGATCCTTGGGATGTACAGAAAATTCCACCTTATTATGATGAAATCCTTCAGTATTTTGACCCGGTAAAAGATCACCCACTTTTAAAAAAAGTAAATTATTCGCGGGAGAAGTGGAAAAACTTTCTCGGATTCAGAACAGATATGTACGCTTTTTCTTTTGATAAAAACGGAAAACTGAAAAGAGACTATCCTTTTAATTCATTTGGTCCTCAGGAGGTTGATGATCATTTGGAATTAATAAATGATTTCGTTAAAAAGTCAGATTACCGACAGTTTTATCGTCAGCATCAAAGTGTCTACAAACAAATCATTAAAAACTACAAAGATTATTATTTCATCAATAAAAGCTTTTTATTTTTGGATGATCTTGCTCCCAAATCTAAGGAAAACGTGGGGAGTAATTATATTATTGCCATTTCTCCGCTGGTGGGAGGGCAAAACTGCCATCGGGAAATTGACAGTCTGACGACTGTGGATTTTCCCAATATTGATAAAGATCTTATCCTGGGAAATATGAAGTCCCATATCGAAAGTCGGATTTCCGCCAACCATTCAATTTTTACGGAGATGGATCATGGATATGTAAACCCTCTCTCGAGCCGACATTCAAAATTGATTTCAGCAAATTTTAACCCTGAAAAATGGGCTAAGAATTCAGGATATAAAGGAATAAATATTTTTAATGAATATATGACCTGGGCTGTTTATGATTTATTTATTCACGAATATTTTCCAAAACAAAAAGTTGACAGCATTTCCAATGTATTTTCAAAGCAAAATAGCACGAGAGGTTTTATCGCTCAGAATATATTTTCTAAAAAGCTACTGAGTCTTTATCAAAAAAGTAGCGCAAAAAAACTTGATGACCTTTACGAACCGATGCTGAAATGGTGCAAAAGTGTGGAGAATAAGATTACACAGCCCCTCCTGTTAAATGCCGACAGCAAAAATTTTATCAGTTTACTAAATGAAACTGTTACTCTTAATTTCTCTGAACCTATGAAAAAGTCTGATGAAATAGAAGTCACTGTTTATGAGTTTCAAGATGGAAAGCAAACCAAGAACAGCATGTTGATATCCGTAAAAAATCCTGTCTGGTCAAAAGACGGACGATCGGTAAGTTTTAAACTGAGTACCACCTATAATGAATATGCTCTCGGCTTTTATCATTGGAAAAATTTAAAAGGACTTTATTCACAAAATGATATTTTACTTTATGCCAACAGCTACATTCTTATTAAAAAGTAACAGCAGTTTACAGATATGAGCTCACAACAATAAACACCATCATTTCAACGGGTTATGAACAGAAAGTAGGACTCCGGTATTTTAATCAGTTATGGTCTTTTTAAGGTCAAAAAATATTCTTAATCCATCTGACATTTTGCTACGAAAGCCCTTTTTACGGAAGAATAAAACTAATTATTGATCGAAAAATTATTTCCCGATGAGCGATAGAATGTTTTAACAATCGCTGAGAGTTTGTTTACCATTTTATCGAAATAGGTATTATAAGATTTTACTCTATCTTTGGTTTATTCTTAAGCTCGTCTACGTATATTTTTCAGTTCCTATTCTTGATTTGACCTGCTCAACCTTCAGATAGGAAGTTAAAAATCCACTCAAAATAGCATTACAATAATATCAATAAAATGTAAACAGGCTCTAAATATTCTACCAATATTTTTTAAATACCTACATTTGCCCTTTCAAGTTCTCTGTATAAATAGAGAAAAAAGACAATTACCCCAATATGAGAAGAGATACATTAGATTTTTGGATAGGAAATTTCAATAGTGAAGAAGATTTTTATGAGTTT
The sequence above is a segment of the Chryseobacterium sp. MYb264 genome. Coding sequences within it:
- a CDS encoding HAMP domain-containing sensor histidine kinase, encoding MKLKTKLTLGVGLLFILIVLLSVIGSVYINKLKSDTEKILTANYNSLEFSKNMLLALDKIKNDSTIAIKDFQKNSVLQEKNLTEFGEREATQNLNLHFKSYLSQPTDDKEKLIREDLVTIMSLNMKGIERKSDIAIITAENATFWIACLGTICFLIAVTLLFNLPQTIAEPINQLTFSIRQIANKNYSERVHFKGSEEFNDLANSFNVMAEKLQEYESSTLSKQLMDKKRIETLVNNMHDAVIGLDENHFIYMINDEALKITNLNKYEIIGKTVHEVAVNNDLVRELLKNIDHPQKDPIKIISDNKENYFEQDIIPINIVKTGEKEKKYIGKVILLRNITPFKELDFAKTNFIATISHELKTPISSMKMGVQLLGNQKFGVLNEQQQELLKSINEDGQRLLDITGELLNLSQVETGNIRLNIEKCSPKDIVQVAIKNVEKLTEQKNISIHSQILLNDDDFVSADFDKTVWVMNNFLSNAIKHSFQDENIQILVEKINSNIKFSITDTGKGIDEKYHRQIFDRYFQVPGEHQNGTGLGLAISKNFIEKQHGEIGVKSSLNLGSTFYFVLPFA
- a CDS encoding STM3941 family protein, translating into MNEVHFYSNKTKNLLSFITSAIFCTAFIYSYEDLQNKKLTTVIISHLAFLLFTFGSGSTFLLLIRKKPLLTITNTEIIIYNLLSKTISVKFENISNFYIHKSTYRGIKTTESINIVYNRKNKQKFFGSHNIQTNTLNVKTEDLLKILNSYLQLSRS
- a CDS encoding helix-turn-helix domain-containing protein, whose product is MSDLIYQSQKPDPSLSGFVESSWMLDNPSENKEVILLPDGRIDLLFSQSLKEPFHIVLLGIGTHPEQVVIAEKTKIFAVSFNLIAAEYILHQSISDLLNNAKILPSDFWNFTIDDLNDFEKFCEKISVKIKEELSTQKIDERKLKLFDLIYSLKGSLTVKELSEKVIWSERQINRYFNQQFGISLKSYLGILRFRASFQHIKDGKLFPEENFSDQSHFIKEIKKLSGFLPKELSQNQNDRFIQFSVLPKK
- a CDS encoding FAD-dependent oxidoreductase, giving the protein MVIDNKKIAIIGGGPGGLTLARLLQLKNADVKVYERDENKDVRVQGATLDLHEESGLEALRRAGLMKKFKANYRPNAGKLKILDKDLTIHLNEHSADETYSEDRPEIDRAPLRKILLDSLKPETVVWDSQFISMEKEGEGWKLHFKNGNSYYADIVIAADGANSKIRSYLTDITSIYSGITMIEGNIYNAKINAPKLWELVNGGKVFALDNNQSLLFSTKGDGTLTFYTGCKSDENWVKNSGIDFKNKNQVFEWFKEEFSSWKKDFHELFESGEISIIPRPQYHYPPDQSWETLSTLTLLGDAAHRMPPYAGEGVNMAMQDAFELAENLTNNTFETIQSAISDYEKNMLKRASEITRITLNSTEMLHSPKAIENLLKMFKGE
- a CDS encoding HD domain-containing protein, whose translation is MNTQDTYQNTIQFAAQQHTDKNQTIPGSHLPYVVHLSNVAMEILVASEKSENFNTEFAIQLALLHDTLEDTDVTFEELEYQFGKAVADGVLALTKNSDLEKSEKMMDSLRRIQQQPKEVWAVKLADRITNLQTPPHFWKEEKIIKYKEEAKIILEELRGGNAYLERRLGDKIKKYNCL
- a CDS encoding YdeI/OmpD-associated family protein encodes the protein MAATFFPTQEEFREWLQKNHKTEKELVVGFYKIGTKKLSITWSESVDQALCFGWIDGIRKSIDAESYSIRFTPRKPTSIWSAINIKKMDDLTKAGLMTEEGLKAFQLRKEERSAIYSHEKDLATLYPAYEEQFKANKKAWEFFNNQAPSYKKVMLHWITSAKQEKTRISRLEKVIIASENGKRVT
- a CDS encoding DUF4932 domain-containing protein gives rise to the protein MKKICIGLLLILSFSLFSQKNIKVELTESYELGNIILALTEYGKTDPWDVQKIPPYYDEILQYFDPVKDHPLLKKVNYSREKWKNFLGFRTDMYAFSFDKNGKLKRDYPFNSFGPQEVDDHLELINDFVKKSDYRQFYRQHQSVYKQIIKNYKDYYFINKSFLFLDDLAPKSKENVGSNYIIAISPLVGGQNCHREIDSLTTVDFPNIDKDLILGNMKSHIESRISANHSIFTEMDHGYVNPLSSRHSKLISANFNPEKWAKNSGYKGINIFNEYMTWAVYDLFIHEYFPKQKVDSISNVFSKQNSTRGFIAQNIFSKKLLSLYQKSSAKKLDDLYEPMLKWCKSVENKITQPLLLNADSKNFISLLNETVTLNFSEPMKKSDEIEVTVYEFQDGKQTKNSMLISVKNPVWSKDGRSVSFKLSTTYNEYALGFYHWKNLKGLYSQNDILLYANSYILIKK